GCTGTTCGGCATTGCCCAAAAAGATGCGGATCGCGTAGTTAGCTCTCTGGTAGAGTTGGGGGCCCTCTCACCTATAGAAGATATGGGGCCAGTGCGGCGATCGATCCAGTATATGCTGGATAATTTCATGGATAAGCCGTTTGAAAATCAGTCAGTGGCGGCGATTACTGACGATCTTTATGAAATTGCTTACGACCAGCCGTTTCGTTTCCCCGCTACCTTCACGTTTGTGATGCGAGCTTTTTCCACCTTGGAAGGTGTGGGGAAAGGTTTAGACCCCGAATTCAATTTTATGGAAGTTGCCAAACCTTTTGCAATGCAGCTTATGACCGAAGGAAATGGTTTCGATCCCGCTAACAGCCTACTGGGAGAACTAGGTCGTCAAGCGGCTCAGGTTAGTAGCACAGCTTTGGGGTTACCCCGCCGCATAGAGGAGACTCTAGAAAAATTGGAGCGGGGCGATCTGCGCGTGCGCGTTCGTTCGACTGAGACAGACCGGATTCTCCGCCGGGTCAGCAGCTCTCAGATGGGAACGACTTATGCTTTAATAATCAGCGCTTTTACTCTGTCAGCTACGATCTTATTTGTTAATAATAAAGTAGTGCTGGCTGCGATCGCTGCTATAATTGCGGCTACAGTAGCTGTGGCTTTGTTCCGCCTACTTAGACGGATGGACAAATACGAGCGTATGTTCTGATACTTGCCTCTCTAATGATAGTAACTAAGTTATGAAAAGTCGCTTCACGGGTCTTTCTGACCCCGGACGTGTTCGTCTGGTGAACCAGGATGCTTTCTATGTTGACCCCGATGGGCGATTTTTTATCGTTGCAGATGGGATGGGCGGACACGCTGGGGGCGAAGAAGCAAGTTGGATTGCGACCCAAACAATTAAGTCCTACCTAAACGAACATTGGGATTCGGAGGAAAAGTCGCCAGATCTGCTGGAGGCAGCTTTCTGGAAGGCAAATCAGGCGATCGTCCAAGATCAGCAAAAACATCCGGAACGCTCGGATATGGGCACAACAGCAGTGGTGGTGCTGTTTAGGCGACAAGAAGCTTGGACAGCTCATGTGGGTGATTCTCGTCTCTATCGGCTGCGGGACGCAAAGCTGGAAAAAATTACTGAAGATCATACTTGGGTGGCTCGTGCGCTCAAAGCTGGCGTCCTCAGTCCAGCGCAAGCAAGGGTTCATCCTTGGCGACATATGTTATCTCAGTGTGTGGGTCGCGAGGATTTAGCACAGGTAGAAATACAATCCCTAGATGTGCAAGTGGGCGATCGTCTTTTGCTGTGCAGCGATGGATTGACTGAAGAACTTACTGATGTAGCGATCTCTTCCTACCTCCAGTCCCCTCTCTGGGAACAAGCAGCTTGCGACCTCGTAGACGCAGCTAAAGAACAAGGTGGTCGAGACAACATCACTGTGGTGATTGTGGCAATAGAAGCCTCTACTGATAAGTAGAGCTAATAGATATTCCTATAAGAATAAATACAAAAGCTTAGGTATTTTCACCTAAGCTTTTTGTTCATGCTGAGCAATTTTTTATTTGAGAACTTGCTAAAAATACCATTAGGCGATATGGAACTTCCGGAGCGACATATCTATCTTATGGATCTAGAAGTACCAACTTAGGAGGTATGTGCAATTTGTCAAACGATTGTTATCTTTTGTAATATAGACTTAATAACCGAAACGGTTATGTCTCAACCTCCCTGGTAGAGGTATTAGCAAACCATAAGTCCGCACTATATCTTTTGTAGGATTTACTTATGAATTCACCCATCGAACTGTCTCTCGAACAACAATTCAGCATCTTTTCCTTTAAGAGCCAGGTTGAAAAAATGAACTTGGAGCAAGCACAAGACTTTTTAGTCAAGCTCTACGAACAAATGGTAGTGCGCGAAGCGACCTATCAGAATCTTTTGAAGCACCAATGGGGCTTGGAATCAAACCCTCACTTTGAGTAGAGCTTACTGATGTCGCAGTGGGCGACCTCCTTCTCTTGCTTTGTTCCGAGGGGAAAGAAGCTGGGGATGCTGGGGCGTCAACTCTATTCGTTTATGACCTTTGTTAGTGGACTGGTGTGGGTTTAAACACAGCAGTTGACCAGATCGAAATTTTGAGATGACATGGATGTTGTTCGTTTCTTATAGTCAATCGAGAGAAACATCGACAGTTATCAATGCTGGAATTCTTAATAAAGATGAAAAATATTTATTTGTTGCTAGAGTATTGGTAAAATAGTCCCACAAACGGGGTTTCTTTTGGTTGTTAGGACGTTATTAATTCTGCTAACCCTTGATTCGAGGCTTTTCTTTGCCAAGACCCTAGACCCAGTTATATAATTCGCGAACAAAAATTTTAGAGGTAGTGCCAATCGACGATCGCAGCGCTACCTCTGTTACCCAAAAATATATAGGCAAGCATGATATGCTACTGGCCTAGCGAAGAATTGGCTTCTAATTTCGCAATAATCTGAGGCTTAATCTTCTCAAATTGGGCATAGAGCAACTCTTTACTCATTTTGGGAGAGCCCACGGATATTAATGTTTGACTGGTTTTGACCCATTGTTGTAGCAATTGACATTGAGAGGGAGCTATCCTAACGCTCATAGCGTGCATACAATGTTTGGGTTCCTCCAAGGCAAATAACAACACCCAGTAACGACCTGTCTCCCCTAACAGCCTTGTCATTTCTTCACCTTGGGAAGTCTTCATATCTAAGTAGCAGCGCAACCATTTTGGGCCTGCTTCGCGAGTATAGAGTGCGGTAATCCATAACAGCATAGGATGGGGAGACATTAAAAATAAGAATTGATTGTAGCGCTTACAAATCTGACGCTTCT
This portion of the Aerosakkonema funiforme FACHB-1375 genome encodes:
- a CDS encoding PP2C family protein-serine/threonine phosphatase — translated: MKSRFTGLSDPGRVRLVNQDAFYVDPDGRFFIVADGMGGHAGGEEASWIATQTIKSYLNEHWDSEEKSPDLLEAAFWKANQAIVQDQQKHPERSDMGTTAVVVLFRRQEAWTAHVGDSRLYRLRDAKLEKITEDHTWVARALKAGVLSPAQARVHPWRHMLSQCVGREDLAQVEIQSLDVQVGDRLLLCSDGLTEELTDVAISSYLQSPLWEQAACDLVDAAKEQGGRDNITVVIVAIEASTDK
- a CDS encoding NblA/ycf18 family protein; amino-acid sequence: MNSPIELSLEQQFSIFSFKSQVEKMNLEQAQDFLVKLYEQMVVREATYQNLLKHQWGLESNPHFE